The following coding sequences lie in one Lolium perenne isolate Kyuss_39 chromosome 2, Kyuss_2.0, whole genome shotgun sequence genomic window:
- the LOC139835986 gene encoding uncharacterized protein: protein MERAWHQANSCEVLSREGQPGTAPMKMLFSGYRASLKTKAAETLAQLATLEDAEKTVEERRTFLYNQVVTSYHKAKIERAGLARELEAVKVEAAKVPQLESDLRAARAQCAESEEAGRSAAAKLKLAEQELTRLRLLEKNHITELNSLRTAEKEKVDDLSRRLSEVEKQRLVLQEEVTAKSTELTATAKRWTDDFSALDRGLAAAFPETQEAALAAVGAARDSRRQETGEGSSEYFSMEDHLASMAARIEPVTQLGWELRKAAEELVPMLWPGEAVPQDISGLISAMERAPDRFLDWKESATRAGADMALSFVLSWYNEVDLGQLESRRAGVETKLPADLKAARLARASTIAEFVDKTLFVADPNPPPSNDEEYMDEEEAEDVPEDDPAAGSTDAPPA from the exons atggagagggcatggcatcaggcgaactcctgcgaggtactcagccgggaggggcagcctggcacggcgcccatgaagatgctcttctccggctatcgggccagcctcaagaccaaggccgccgagacccttgcccagctggcgacgctggaggatgctgagaag acggttgaggagcggcgcaccttcttgtacaaccaggtggtgaccagctaccacaaggctaagatcgagcgagccggcttggctcgcgagctggaggctgtcaagg ttgaggccgccaaggtcccgcagctggagtcggatctccgagccgctcgcgcgcagtgcgccgagagcgaggaggcgggccgatctgccgcagccaagctcaagctggctgagcaggagctgacacggctgcgcctgctggagaagaaccacatcaccgagctcaactccctcaggacggcggagaaggagaaggtggatgatctgagccggcggctgtcggaggtggagaagcagcggcttgtgctgcaggaggaggtcactgccaagtccacagagctgacggctaccgccaaacgCTGGACTGATGACtttagcgcgcttgatcgcggcttggcgg cggccttccctgagacgcaggaggcggctttggcagccgtcgGCGCCGCACGTGACTCCAGGAGGCAggagactggcgagggcagctcggagtacttctccatggaggaccacctggcgtccatggccgcccgcatcgagcccgtcacccAGCTCGGCTGGGAGTTGCGGAAagcggctgaagagctggtgcccatgctatggcctggggaggcggtgccgcaagacatctccggcctcatctccgcgatggagcgggcgccggaccgcttcctcgactggaaggagtcggccacgcgcgccggtgccgacatggcgctgtccttcgtcctctcctggtacaacgaggtggacctggggcagctggagtcccggcgagccggcgtggagaccaagctcccagccgatctcaaggccgcccgcctcgctcgagccagcaccatcgccgagttcgtcgacaagaccctcttcgtcgcggatccgaaccctcctccatccaatgatgaagaatacatggatgaggaggaggcggaagacgtgcctgaggacgacccggccgccggctccactgatgcccctccggcttag